A genomic region of Colletotrichum destructivum chromosome 1, complete sequence contains the following coding sequences:
- a CDS encoding Putative protein kinase encodes MSSYCFFKQHPVRLSSSGYTLVAKGVERVDLGRLRHENDLYDRLQPIQGTHVPVCLGSVDLVLPYYYDSDVFEHFLFLSWAGLPLFDFINRTTKVDIVNKVTEAYKRIHRLHILHHDAEPRNIMYDPKSGNVMIVDFERAEFRSRQPLGPLGPNAQNQRKRRRTQKQGKDDFEKEQESVTGSLLRLMK; translated from the exons ATGTCGTCCTACTGCTTTTTCAAGCAGCATCCA GTGCGGCTATCATCCTCCGGCTACACACTTGTTGCCAAAGGCGTTGAGAGGGTTGACCTTGGTCGCCTACGACACGAGAACGACTTATACGATCGATTGCAGCCCATCCAGGGGACACATGTACCGGTATGCCTCGGTAGTGTGGATCTAGTCCTCCCATACTACTACGACAGTGATGTCTTTGAGCACTTCTTGTTCCTCAGCTGGGCTGGACTGCCTCTGTTTGACTTCATCAACCGAACTACCAAGGTCGATATTGTGAATAAGGTTACGGAAGCTTACAAGAGAATCCACAGGCTGCACATTCTTCACCATGATGCGGAGCCGCGCAACATCATGTACGATCCAAAAAGTGGCAACGTCATGATTGTGGATTTCGAGCGGGCCGAGTTCCGTAGTCGTCAACCCCTAGGCCCACTCGGCCCTAACGCTCAGAATCAGAGGAAGCGACGGAGAACACAGAAGCAAGGAAAGGATGATTTCGAGAAAGAACAGGAATCTGTAACTGGAAGCTTGTTGAGGCTGATGAAATGA
- a CDS encoding Putative aminoglycoside phosphotransferase, protein kinase-like domain superfamily — MESNAVERILSDDTPQSSEAFSGYRWTYHDSLQEGPIRSRAESFSASVDWSSLLQYAAKRRNGSSCHLLRDIGLGYNHMVRIIQFDDGVRWVARLRMPPIGTSAVSENSDQSVEAVENCEYNTISLVRQKTSIPVPEVHAIEARRDCDVKAPFMLMDCLPGNVGMDLGMKIPPGYKQTFLRRLAEIHASRRSVPSTPLTNPSQVQLATVQLPMIGTIVSRNEDGTYRQGPIRGLGGPFNTATEFFQAWAAKTTFGMTDEELRKASGQYADEIIPSVSSFPKSISDLASRLSARDHGPFPLCHGDFGHNNIIVDDEYRVLGLIDWEASFAGPWEMFADFPLTLSMVPPAIDVPWNYNEQGDPVTDELKQQLADQKSYVAVVKEAEDRRGTDNSLSDALKNWKRQQLVTAMRLYQRGKVGWYSKLIDEFA; from the exons ATGGAAAGCAACGCCGTTGAGAGGATCTTGTCTGATGACACGCCTC AGAGTTCCGAAGCCTTTTCAGGATATCGGTGGACGTATCACGATTCTCTACAAGAGGGACCTATTCGTTCACGAGCCGAGTCATTTTCGGCATCTGTGGACTGGAGCTCACTCCTGCAGTACGCAGCCAAGAGGAGGAATGGGTCCAGCTGCCATCTCCTTCGTGATATTGGCCTTGGCTACAACCATATGGTCCGAATCATCCAGTTTGACGATGGTGTGCGATGGGTGGCACGACTGCGAATGCCTCCTATTGGTACCTCAGCTGTCTCCGAAAACTCGGATCAGTCGGTAGAGGCAGTTGAAAACTGCGAATACAACACCATTTCCCTTGTGCGACAAAAAACCAGCATACCGGTTCCTGAAGTCCATGCTATCGAGGCTCGACGGGATTGTGACGTCAAGGCACCATTCATGTTGATGGACTGTCTACCAGGGAACGTGGGAATGGACTTGGGCATGAAGATCCCGCCTGGATATAAGCAAACGTTCCTACGCCGTCTCGCGGAGATTCATGCAAGTCGCCGAAGTGTTCCAAGCACACCTTTAACTAATCCATCACAGGTTCAGTTAGCCACGGTACAACTCCCTATGATTGGGACAATCGTTTCGAGAAACGAGGACGGCACATACCGGCAAGGCCCAATTCGGGGTCTTGGTGGTCCTTTCAACACAGCGACCGAATTCTTCCAAGCATGGGCGGCCAAGACCACATTCGGCATGACGGACGAAGAACTACGAAAAGCATCTGGTCAATATGCTGACGAGATTATCCCCTCCGTCTCATCTTTTCCAAAATCCATTAGCGACCTTGCTAGTAGACTCTCAGCTCGCGACCACGGCCCGTTCCCTCTTTGCCACGGCGACTTTGGCCACAACAATATCATTGTTGACGACGAGTATCGTGTCCTCGGTTTGATTGACTGGGAGGCATCCTTCGCTGGGCCATGGGAGATGTTTGCAGATTTTCCTTTAACCCTCTCAATGGTTCCGCCAGCGATCGATGTACCGTGGAATTACAACGAACAAGGCGATCCTGTCACCGACGAACTAAAACAGCAGCTTGCAGACCAGAAAAGCTACGTGGCGGTTGTGAAAGAAGCTGAGGATAGGAGGGGAACAGACAACTCATTATCAGACGCGCTGAAGAATTGGAAAAGACAGCAGCTGGTGACTGCGATGAGGCTGTACCAGAGGGGAAAAGTTGGGTGGTATTCTAAACTAATCGATGAGTTTGCATAG